A section of the Jatrophihabitans sp. genome encodes:
- a CDS encoding heavy metal translocating P-type ATPase, whose product MSTAPPVALTGRAIELNIGGMTCASCAARVEKKLNKLNGVTASVNYATETAKVRFPESLTEADLIATVEATGYTATLPRPAQPADAEPERDSETALLRQRLLVSAALATPVLLLAMIPFLQFRYWQWASLTLAAPVAVWGGWPFHRAALTNARHRAASMDTLISLGVIAAFGWSVWALFLGDAGMPGMQMDFTLLPARGGAADELYLEVASVVTVFLLAGRYFEARAKRQSGAALRALLDLGAKDVAVLRAGASVEQRIPIDQLAVADVFVVRPGEQIATDGIVVEGSSAVDASLLTGESMPVEVGVGDAVVGATLNSGGRLVVRASRVGVDTQLAQIARLVAEAQNGKAQVQRLADRVSAIFVPIVIGLSALTLLAWLISGAGSATAFACAVAVLIIACPCALGLATPTALLVGTGRGAQLGILLRGPQVLESTRRVDTIVIDKTGTVTTGRMSVAEVHLAQGVDAEQALRLAGGLEAASEHPVARAIAAHAAERAGAPLCAVADFVNHEGLGVSGVLDGHAVAVGRRRWLHEQGMTVPAELDAVAERAQSLGHTVVWVGWGAQVRAAIAVADTVKASSAAAVREFIELGLTPVLLTGDNRRAAEAVAAVVGISEVIAEVMPADKVAVVRGLQQQGRTVAMVGDGVNDAAALAAADLGLAMGTGADVAIRASDLTLVRGDLRTAADAIRLSRATLKTIRANLFWAFAYNIAALPLAAFGLLNPLIAGGAMAASSVFVVSNSLRLRRFDPQSRTGTAAG is encoded by the coding sequence GTGAGCACCGCACCACCTGTGGCCCTCACCGGGCGCGCCATCGAGCTGAACATCGGCGGAATGACGTGCGCGTCCTGCGCGGCGCGGGTGGAGAAGAAGCTGAACAAGCTCAACGGCGTCACCGCGAGCGTCAACTACGCCACCGAAACCGCCAAGGTCCGCTTTCCCGAGAGCCTCACCGAGGCTGATCTGATCGCCACCGTCGAGGCCACCGGCTACACCGCGACCCTGCCGCGGCCGGCTCAGCCGGCCGACGCCGAACCGGAGCGCGACTCCGAAACCGCCCTGCTCCGGCAGCGGCTGCTGGTCTCGGCCGCGCTGGCCACGCCGGTGCTCCTGCTGGCCATGATCCCGTTTCTGCAGTTCAGGTATTGGCAATGGGCCTCGCTGACCCTGGCCGCACCGGTGGCCGTCTGGGGTGGCTGGCCATTTCACCGGGCCGCGTTGACCAATGCCCGGCACCGGGCCGCCAGCATGGACACCCTCATCTCCCTCGGCGTCATCGCCGCGTTCGGGTGGTCGGTGTGGGCGTTGTTCCTCGGCGACGCCGGCATGCCTGGCATGCAGATGGACTTCACGCTGCTTCCGGCTCGTGGCGGCGCCGCTGACGAGCTGTACCTCGAGGTCGCTTCGGTGGTCACGGTGTTCCTGCTCGCCGGGCGGTACTTCGAGGCGCGCGCCAAGCGGCAGTCTGGCGCGGCGCTGCGGGCGCTGCTCGATCTCGGGGCCAAGGACGTCGCGGTGCTGCGTGCCGGCGCCAGTGTGGAGCAGCGGATACCCATCGACCAGCTGGCGGTCGCGGACGTGTTCGTGGTGCGGCCGGGTGAGCAGATCGCCACCGACGGCATCGTCGTCGAGGGCAGTTCGGCGGTGGACGCCTCGTTGCTGACCGGTGAGTCCATGCCGGTCGAGGTCGGCGTCGGCGACGCCGTGGTCGGCGCGACCCTCAACTCCGGCGGCCGGCTGGTGGTTCGCGCCAGCCGGGTCGGCGTCGACACCCAGCTGGCCCAGATCGCTCGCCTGGTCGCCGAGGCCCAGAACGGAAAGGCGCAGGTGCAGCGGCTGGCCGACCGGGTGTCGGCGATCTTCGTGCCGATCGTCATCGGCCTCTCGGCGCTGACCCTGCTGGCCTGGCTGATCTCTGGCGCCGGCTCAGCCACCGCGTTCGCCTGCGCGGTCGCCGTGCTCATCATCGCGTGCCCGTGCGCGCTGGGTCTGGCCACGCCCACCGCGTTGCTGGTCGGCACCGGCCGCGGCGCGCAGCTCGGGATCCTGCTCAGGGGCCCACAGGTGCTGGAGTCCACCCGTCGTGTCGACACGATCGTCATCGACAAGACCGGCACGGTCACCACCGGCCGGATGAGCGTGGCCGAGGTGCACCTGGCGCAGGGCGTCGACGCCGAGCAGGCGCTGCGGCTGGCCGGCGGTCTGGAGGCCGCCTCCGAGCACCCGGTGGCGCGCGCGATCGCCGCGCACGCGGCCGAACGCGCCGGAGCGCCACTGTGCGCGGTGGCCGACTTCGTCAACCACGAGGGGCTGGGAGTGTCTGGCGTCCTGGACGGCCACGCCGTGGCCGTCGGCCGGCGACGCTGGCTGCACGAGCAGGGGATGACCGTGCCCGCGGAGCTGGATGCGGTCGCCGAGCGCGCGCAGAGCCTCGGGCACACCGTGGTCTGGGTCGGGTGGGGCGCCCAGGTGCGAGCTGCCATCGCCGTGGCGGACACCGTCAAGGCGAGTTCGGCCGCCGCCGTGCGCGAGTTCATCGAGCTGGGACTGACGCCGGTGCTGCTGACCGGTGACAACCGCCGGGCCGCCGAGGCGGTCGCCGCCGTTGTCGGCATCAGCGAGGTGATCGCCGAGGTGATGCCGGCCGACAAGGTCGCGGTCGTGCGCGGGCTGCAGCAGCAGGGCAGGACCGTGGCCATGGTCGGCGACGGCGTCAACGACGCCGCCGCGCTGGCGGCAGCCGACCTCGGCCTGGCCATGGGCACCGGCGCTGACGTCGCCATCCGAGCCTCTGACCTGACCTTGGTCCGTGGCGACCTGCGGACCGCGGCCGACGCCATCAGGCTGTCCCGCGCGACGCTCAAGACGATCAGGGCCAACCTGTTCTGGGCATTCGCCTACAACATCGCGGCGCTGCCGCTGGCCGCCTTCGGCCTGCTCAACCCCCTCATCGCCGGCGGGGCGATGGCGGCCAGCTCGGTGTTCGTGGTCTCCAACAGCCTGCGGCTGCGGCGCTTTGACCCCCAGTCCCGTACCGGAACGGCAGCCGGGTGA
- a CDS encoding cation transporter has protein sequence MTSSTYQVTGMTCGHCVSAVSSELKAIDGVSDVAVDLDAAGVSAVTVTSAQPLRLEQVSAALDEAGDYRLVAG, from the coding sequence GTGACGAGCTCGACCTATCAGGTGACAGGCATGACCTGCGGCCACTGCGTCTCGGCGGTCAGCAGCGAACTCAAGGCGATCGACGGGGTCTCCGACGTCGCGGTGGATCTGGACGCGGCCGGCGTCTCCGCGGTCACCGTGACCAGCGCGCAGCCGTTACGCCTGGAGCAGGTGAGCGCCGCGCTCGACGAGGCCGGCGACTACCGCTTGGTCGCAGGCTGA
- a CDS encoding metal-sensitive transcriptional regulator, translating into MQHQEHQPQTPSRGYSTTKDAHLKRLRRIEGQVRGLQRMVEADTYCIDVLTQVSAATKALEAVALALLEEHLSHCVAGAIQAGGQDAEDKVKEASAAIARLVRS; encoded by the coding sequence GTGCAGCATCAGGAGCACCAGCCACAGACCCCCTCCCGGGGGTACTCGACCACCAAGGACGCCCACCTCAAACGGCTGCGCCGGATCGAGGGGCAGGTCCGCGGCCTGCAGCGGATGGTCGAGGCCGACACCTATTGCATCGACGTGCTCACCCAGGTCTCCGCCGCGACCAAGGCGCTGGAGGCGGTGGCCTTGGCCCTGCTGGAGGAGCACCTGAGCCACTGCGTGGCAGGCGCTATCCAGGCCGGCGGCCAAGACGCCGAAGACAAGGTCAAAGAAGCCTCGGCCGCCATCGCCCGCCTCGTGCGCTCCTGA